The Proteiniphilum propionicum genome contains the following window.
GTTTGAAAACCATTACTACCGGCTCTTTGCGAATGAGGCAGCTATTACATTTTACATATCTACTTATCGTTCTGTCACTTTGCCTTCATTGCTCTTCGGTAAGGAAGACGAGTGTAGTGACAAATCAGATAACCAAACCTTCTGCATCGGCAGCTCTGCTACCCGATTCAGAAGATAAAGATATTCTCTCACCTGAAACATCATTCTCTGAATCAGATAACAGGGACAGTGTGTTAGATGCGACAGCGTCGGCCGATATCTCGAAACAGAATATTGTTCCCGGCACAATTCCACAGGAACCATTATCATCCGATTCAATTCAACTGCCTGACTCTGTTGCACTCTCAATAGCTACGGATACTTTGATGGCACCAATAGCACAAGATACTGTACCTGCCGGGGAACAGATGCTGAAAGCTGCTGTCCTTTATACAGCACAGGACTCAATGGTGTTCACCGCCGACAACATGGGATTTCTATATGGAAATGCCGAAATAAAATATGGCGAAATGGGTATCAAGGGGGAATTTATCACTATGGATATGGACAGCAGCATTATTTCATCTACATTTGGCATCGACTCCGTGGGGAAAGAATTCGGATATCCTGTATTTTCGGAAAGTGGTACTGAGTATGAGATGAAGAAGGTTCGATATAATTTTGATACACGTAAAGCATTTATCAATAATGTTATTACTCAACAGGGAGAGGGGCATATAGTTGCAAATGATGCGAAGATGAACGCTGATAACTCTTTCTATATGAGAAATGCAAAATATACCACCTGTGACAATCATGATCATCCACACTTTTATCTGAACCTGTCTAAAGCAAAAGTACGCCCCGAAAAAGATGTCGTTACAGGACCGGCCTGGCTGGTGGTAGCCGATGTGCCCCTCTTTCCCATTGTGCTGCCCTTTGCATTCTTCCCATTCACGAAAACTTATTCATCAGGCATTATTATGCCGGGATACGGAGATGAGATGACCCGAGGATTCTATCTTCAGAATGGTGGTTACTATTTTGCATTGAGCGATTATATTGATCTTGCTGTAACCGGTGAGATATATACAAAGGGTTCATGGGGTATCGGTGCTCGCTCAAATTACCGTAAAAGATATAGATACTCAGGGAGTTTCAATGTATATTACCTGAATACTGTTACCGGAGAAAAAGAACTAAAGAAAGTTGTACCGGAAGCTTACTCCGTGGCAAAAGACCTGCGAATCAACTGGACCCATTCGCAGGATCCGAAAGCAAATATGTATCGCACACTCTCTGCAAGCGTAAACTTCTCTACAAGCAGAAACAACCACAGAGATCTCAGCAGGTTATACTCGCGTGAGGCATCTAACAACACCAAAAGTTCGAGCGTTAACCTCACACAACGTTTCCCTGACTCTCCATGGAGCCTTTCTGCAACAATGAGCATCAACCAGGTATCGCGAGATTCCACCATTGCAGCCACACTTCCTAATCTTTCAATCAACATGAGCCGAATCTATCCGTTCAAAAGAAAGAATTTGGTGGGTGATGAAAGATGGTTCGAAAAGATATCAATGAGCTATTCAGGAGAGTTCAGAAACTCCATAACCACCAAAGAAGACCTGTTTCTGAAGTCTAACCTGGTGCGAGACTGGACAAACGGGATGCGTCACAGCATTCCCGTGAGTGCAACGTTTACTCTGTTCGATTTTATTCAGGTATCGCCATCGTTGAATTATACAGAACGATGGTATACCGGTGCTCACAAACAAGCCTGGGATCCCATAGCCAAGAGACATGTCACAATTGATACAATTCAAGGATTTAAACGGGTTTATGACTACAGCACTTCACTAAGCGTACAGACAAAGTTGTACGGTATGTTCACTCCATGGTCGATATTCGGAGATAAGATACAGGCCATTCGCCACGCATTCTCACCCAGTATCAGTCTGAACTACAGGCCGGACTTCGGCGATCCGAAATACAATTTCTTCGAGACATACACCTATAAGAATGAGTATGGCGAGGATGTAGAATATACCTATTCTCCCTACTCAACAATGATGTTCGGAACTGCTCCGAAAGGGAAGAGCGGGAGTATAGGATTCGATTTCAAAAACAATATTGAGATGAAGATCAGATCAGACAAAGACTCAACAGGAGTGCGCAAAGTCAGCCTTATTGATGATCTGGGAATCAATTTTAATTACAATATGATGGCCGACTCCATGAAGTGGAGTATGATAAACTCAAATATCCGGTTGAAATTCTCAAAATCATACACTCTCAGCCTAAATGCAACATGGGACCCATACCTGTATGCACTTGATCAAAACGGGACCCCCCGCCAGATAGACAAACTAAGGATAGTCAACGGCAAAGGATTTGGGAAGCTTATGAGTACAGGCACATCTTTCTCATACTCACTGAATCAGGATACATTCAAAAAATTATTCAGCCGCAGCAGTGAAGAGGGCGATAAGGATAAAGGCGCTAAAAACCCGGAAAACAATCTGCCAGACGATGGCACAATGGGGGCAAACCCTTATGAAGAAGCCGAAAAAAGAAGCTCGTTCGACCGTTCTGAAGACAAAACAGGGGAGTTCGATAGCGATGGCTATCTGATAAATAATGTAAACTGGAACATCTCATTCAATTATTCTTTGAGGTATGGTTATGGAGAGTTCAATAAAGAAAGAATGGAGTACAGTGGCAAGCTAACTCATAATTTCGGCATGAGCGGTTCACTCCAGCCTACAAAAAACTGGAACTTCACTTTCAATACCGACTACAATTTCGACCTTAAAAAATTCACTAACATCAATTGTACGCTCACCCGGAATCTGCACTGCTGGACCATGTCGGCCAGCTTCATACCAATAGGGCCATATAAATCGTACAACTTTGTGATTCGAGCCAACTCTTCTATGCTACAGGATTTGAAATACGAACAGCGAAGCTCGCCTTATGACAGGGGAATGGACTGGTATTGATCTATTTATTACCCCACAACTTCTTCATCAGCTCATACATCTTTGCTTCAGCCGCATTCGACTGAGGATCCCAGAACTTACTCCCTTTCAACTCTTTGGGAAGGTAATCCTGCCTTACGAAATGATTATCATAGTCGTGTGAATATTTATATTCCCTGCCATAATCAAGCTCTTTCATCAATGAGGTGGGAGCGTTGCGTAAATGCAGCGGAACAGGCAGATTACCGGTCTGTTCGGCTTTAGCAATGGCATTGTCAATTGCCAGATAAGCGGAATTACTTTTGGGCGATGCTGCCAGGTAGATGGTTGTTTCTGCCAATACAATCCTGCCTTCGGGCCAACCGATCTTTTGCAGTGTTTCGAAACAGGCATTTGCCAGGAGCAACGCGTTTGGGTTAGCCAGGCCTATATCTTCGGCGGCAGAAATAACAAGCCTTCGCGCAATGAATTTGGGATCTTCTCCTCCTGCCACCATTCTTGCTAGCCAATAAATTGCCGCATCGGGATCACTTCCACGGATCGATTTGATAAAGGCAGAAATTATATCGTAATGCATCTCACCTCCTTTGTCGTAAGCAGCCGGATTCTCCTGCAGCCGCTCGGTGACCATCTTGTCGGTAATCACAATATCATCTTCGTTATTGTAGGCGACTGTCAGATCTAGTATATTCAGCAGTTTGCGGGCATCACCTCCCGAAAATCTAAACAGGGCTCCAGACTCTTTCACTTCAATTTTTTTCTCTTTCAGGATAAGATCTTCCTTTAGTGCACGCTGCAGCAGCACCTCCAGGTCTTTCTTCTCAAGGGATTTCAGCACGTACACCTGGCAGCGCGACAGGAGCGGCCTGATTACTTCGAATGAAGGGTTTTCGGTAGTGGCCCCTATAAGTGTTACCGTACCGGTCTCTACGGCATTCAGAAGGGAATCCTGCTGCGACTTACTGAACCGGTGTATTTCATCTATGAAGAGTATTGGTGCGGCATTGTTGAAAAAACTATTGCTCTTTGCTTTTCCAATCACCTCACGCACATCCTTCACCCCTGAATTTATAGCACTCAGCTTGTAAAAAGGTGCGTTCACAGTATTGGCGATTATATGGGCAAGGGTCGTCTTCCCTACTCCCGGTGGTCCCCAGAATATGATAGACGGTATCCTGCCGGAGTCTATCATCCGGCGCAATACAGCACCCTTACCGACCAAATGCTTTTGTCCGATAAACTCATCAAGATTTTGCGGCCGCAACCGTTCAGCTAAGGGTACACTCATAATTTTTCCAGAATTAGCAAATGAATGATTGCAAAGTTATGATTTTCCAGTAAATATAAAAAATAGACATATTACAGCACTCCTCTCCGATAATTTTTTTTGCAGTAGAGCCTAGACAGATATTGACACTCAATGCATTAAAAATAATAATTTTTGATATTCACAATTTTAGGAGTGAGCTCAAACATGTTATGGTCTAACACTATCACTGAAAAGCGGTTGCTGGTTGATATGTTTGACAGTAAAACATGCAGGTATCGTTGCTTTCTCAGCAAACAAAAATTACGGTGACAAGCACAACAGGATATGCCAGGCGAACTCGTTTTATCTCCTCTCTTTGAGATAGAAAACTATTCTTTTTGCTTTCACCAGCTCATCGTGGGTAATCCGGTGGTTTTTCCACCGTTTGCCATCGACCTCTATTCTGTCAATTAAGATAGCCTTGTCTGAAGGCCGCACACTCTCTATTTCAATCGTGTGACTGTTGTAACGATATGCATCAAGTGTTATTGTCAGCTTGTCGAAAACAGGTGTTGTAAACGTATACGAGGGGTCTGTTGCATTATCGGGATAAAGACCCATCATGGTAAATACAGCCCAGGCCGACATGGTGCCGGTATCATCGTTGCCGGGAAGCCCGTCAGGTGAGTTTTTGAAATGTTTCGCAAGCAGCTCCCGGGTAATCACCTGCGTTCGCCACTCCTCCCCCTTCAGATAACTGAAAAGATAAGGATAGCTGATGTTAGGCTCGTTAGTAGGGTCGTAATGCCCATCGTCAAATACCTCCTGCAGCTTTTTTACAAACTTCCGTTTGCCGCCATGCATTTTTATCAACCCCTCCACATCGTGGGGCACCATAAATGAGTAGTTCCAGGAGCTCCCCTCGTGGAAACCGTGTACAGGCTCAAAATTCTCGCCCTGCTTGGGGTTGAAAGGCGACAGGAATTCACCGTCGGGCAGAATAGGTCGAAACACCCCAAACTCCGTAGAATAGTATTTCCTGTAATTTAGCGACTGGCTGTAAAACCGATTTGCATCATCATCTTTTCCCAGAGCTTTTGCAAATTTTGACAAGGCATTATCGGCGATATAGTATTCCAGTGCATGTGACACTGAATTATCAAACTCCTCCCTTAACGGAATATATCCCCTGGCAATATAGTCGTCAATATCTGGACGGATAAAATTATCTTTTCCCGGAGTAGCAGCAGATTTATACATAGCATTATAGGCAGCCTCTACATCAAAGTCGCGAAGACCTTTCATCCAGCTATCCACCAACACCGGGATGGCGGGATCACCCTCCATGGTGAGCGTTTCGCGGCTGTAAAGCTCCCATCTTGGCAGCCAACCTCCCTCTTTATACATGTTTACAATGGAGCGGACCATATTCAGCTGCTTTTCGGGGTAAAGCAGTGTTAAGAGCTGGTGTACATTCCTGTAGGTATCCCAGAGTGAGAAAACTGTGTATCGGGCTGAATCTGTTTTGCGGATTTCGTTACCTTCCATTTCGGGGTATTCACCATTCACATCATTCAACACATTCGGGTGAATGAGAGCATGATAGAGACTGGTATAGAAAATAACCTGCTGGTCTTTGGAACCTCCTTCAGGTATAACTTTCGACAAAGCATCGTTCCATGCCTTGCGCGCATCACGCTTAACTTTTTCAAAATCGAAACCGGGCTGTTCTGTTTCCAGGTTCAAACGTGCATTTTTGGTACTCACAAAAGAGACTCCTATCTGAACTTCAACCGACTCTCCCCCCGTCATATCATACATAAAAAATGCGCCGATATCATCACCGGCAATATCTCGGTCATACCGGGTATATAGCTTTCTTTTTCCACTGGTCTCATCCCACTGTGCTTCAACTCCCATCTCACGCTGCATCTTCCAATAACCGGCAGCTTTGGGGTTTTTGTTTACCCGCATAACAAAATAGATGGGAAACACCGCTTGAGGGTTATAACAAAACGAACCCAAAAGTTTCATACCTTCAACTTCGGTATCGCTCACTCGGCGCATCCAAGCTCCGGACTCATTGGTAAGTCCCTCACCCAGGTTCAGAATTATATTTGCCTCTCCTTCGGGAAAGGTGAAACGGGCAATGCTGCTTCGGGAAGTAGCCGATACCTCCGCTTTGATATTATACTTTGTGAGTATGTTGGAGTAATAACCAGGAGTAGCAGTCTCACTGGTATATTCACTCCCATATTCCGTGTAGTTTACGTTTAAATCTCCCGAGGTAGCCATCAACAAGAGTGAACCTGCTTCAGGGCAACCTACTCCGCTCAGATTCACATGTGAAAAACCTGTTAAAAAACGGTTCACATTTGAATAGGGTGTAGACCACCACTGCTTGTCCTTATCAAACTTGTTCTTATTAGATCCCATCACATTAAACGGCGATACCGACATCATGCCGTTCGGCAGCACCGGACCGGGATTTGTGGTTCCGTAATTTGTTGTCCCGATAAAGGGGTTCACCAAATCAGCCGGTTCACCGGGATATGCAAAAAGAGAGAAAAAGGCACACGCAATGAAAATCAGTCTCTGAAAACAGTTCATAATTTGCAGTTATAGTATTTGTAAAAAAACATCTGTAAACGTTCCTTACACTTTCAATTTATGGACTATCGCCTCTACTGCAGCACTCATCCCTTGTGCATTTTTACCTCCGGCAGTAGCAAAATGAGGTTGTCCCCCACCACCTCCCCGAATATGTTTTGCTGCTTCCTGCACCATCTTTCCGGCATGGAATCCTTTCTCTACCAGATCGTCACTAAGCATAACCGTAAGGCTGGGTTTCCCGCTTGAGACAGTGGCACCCACAAAAAGCATCTTCTCCGGGAACTGCCCTTTAAGCTGATATGCGATATCTTTCATAACTTCTGCAGAGCCCATCGGCAATATAATTTTAAAGAGAATCACACCATTGACCTCCTGCTTCTTATCGATAATCATCTGCTTTAGCTGCTCGGTTTTCTCTTTCACATACTCCTGGAGCTGCTTCTTCATATCCTCGTTATCTGAGAGCATCCGATGTATCCCCTGCATCACATCAGGCACATTATTAAGAAGATTCTTGATTTCGTACAACGCATCTTCCTTTGCATACAGATAATCTTCACAAACCTTGGCGGTTAACGCTTCTATACGGCGGACCCCTGCGGAAATAGCGCTTTCGCTGATAATTCGGAATGTTCCTATACGGCCTGTAGAGGATATATGAGTACCACCACACAGCTCAATAGAGGAACCGAAGCGAACAGTGCGTACATCGTCGCCATATTTTTCTCCGAACAGAGCTATTGCTCCCTGAGCCTTTGCCTCTTCAATGGGAACATGGCGATGCTCTTCTATGGGGAAGTTTTTCCTAATCCTGGCTGTCACCTCTTCCTCCACCTTACGGATCTCCCCGGGTGTCATTTTTTGAAAATGGGAGAAGTCGAACCGCAACAGTTCTGGTGACACATATGACCCTTTTTGTTCCACATGTGCGCCCAACACCTCACGCAATGCCTCATGCATCAGGTGTGTAGCAGAGTGATTGCACTCTGTTGCTGTCCTTTTATCCATATCAATTTTGGCTGTAAATGTACCTTCCAGGTTATCTGGCAGTTTATGAGTGAGATGCACCGCCAAATTATTTTCACGTTTGGTGTCGAATATCTCTATTTTCTCACCTTCATCCGAAATCAGCCAGCCTTTGTCGCCAACCTGCCCTCCCATCTCAGCATAGAAAGGAGAACGTGAGAGCACAATCTGATAGAAACTGTTTTTTTTCTGCTTCACTTCCCGGTAACGAAGAATT
Protein-coding sequences here:
- a CDS encoding GH92 family glycosyl hydrolase, which produces MNCFQRLIFIACAFFSLFAYPGEPADLVNPFIGTTNYGTTNPGPVLPNGMMSVSPFNVMGSNKNKFDKDKQWWSTPYSNVNRFLTGFSHVNLSGVGCPEAGSLLLMATSGDLNVNYTEYGSEYTSETATPGYYSNILTKYNIKAEVSATSRSSIARFTFPEGEANIILNLGEGLTNESGAWMRRVSDTEVEGMKLLGSFCYNPQAVFPIYFVMRVNKNPKAAGYWKMQREMGVEAQWDETSGKRKLYTRYDRDIAGDDIGAFFMYDMTGGESVEVQIGVSFVSTKNARLNLETEQPGFDFEKVKRDARKAWNDALSKVIPEGGSKDQQVIFYTSLYHALIHPNVLNDVNGEYPEMEGNEIRKTDSARYTVFSLWDTYRNVHQLLTLLYPEKQLNMVRSIVNMYKEGGWLPRWELYSRETLTMEGDPAIPVLVDSWMKGLRDFDVEAAYNAMYKSAATPGKDNFIRPDIDDYIARGYIPLREEFDNSVSHALEYYIADNALSKFAKALGKDDDANRFYSQSLNYRKYYSTEFGVFRPILPDGEFLSPFNPKQGENFEPVHGFHEGSSWNYSFMVPHDVEGLIKMHGGKRKFVKKLQEVFDDGHYDPTNEPNISYPYLFSYLKGEEWRTQVITRELLAKHFKNSPDGLPGNDDTGTMSAWAVFTMMGLYPDNATDPSYTFTTPVFDKLTITLDAYRYNSHTIEIESVRPSDKAILIDRIEVDGKRWKNHRITHDELVKAKRIVFYLKERR
- a CDS encoding replication-associated recombination protein A codes for the protein MSVPLAERLRPQNLDEFIGQKHLVGKGAVLRRMIDSGRIPSIIFWGPPGVGKTTLAHIIANTVNAPFYKLSAINSGVKDVREVIGKAKSNSFFNNAAPILFIDEIHRFSKSQQDSLLNAVETGTVTLIGATTENPSFEVIRPLLSRCQVYVLKSLEKKDLEVLLQRALKEDLILKEKKIEVKESGALFRFSGGDARKLLNILDLTVAYNNEDDIVITDKMVTERLQENPAAYDKGGEMHYDIISAFIKSIRGSDPDAAIYWLARMVAGGEDPKFIARRLVISAAEDIGLANPNALLLANACFETLQKIGWPEGRIVLAETTIYLAASPKSNSAYLAIDNAIAKAEQTGNLPVPLHLRNAPTSLMKELDYGREYKYSHDYDNHFVRQDYLPKELKGSKFWDPQSNAAEAKMYELMKKLWGNK
- a CDS encoding putative LPS assembly protein LptD — encoded protein: MTNQITKPSASAALLPDSEDKDILSPETSFSESDNRDSVLDATASADISKQNIVPGTIPQEPLSSDSIQLPDSVALSIATDTLMAPIAQDTVPAGEQMLKAAVLYTAQDSMVFTADNMGFLYGNAEIKYGEMGIKGEFITMDMDSSIISSTFGIDSVGKEFGYPVFSESGTEYEMKKVRYNFDTRKAFINNVITQQGEGHIVANDAKMNADNSFYMRNAKYTTCDNHDHPHFYLNLSKAKVRPEKDVVTGPAWLVVADVPLFPIVLPFAFFPFTKTYSSGIIMPGYGDEMTRGFYLQNGGYYFALSDYIDLAVTGEIYTKGSWGIGARSNYRKRYRYSGSFNVYYLNTVTGEKELKKVVPEAYSVAKDLRINWTHSQDPKANMYRTLSASVNFSTSRNNHRDLSRLYSREASNNTKSSSVNLTQRFPDSPWSLSATMSINQVSRDSTIAATLPNLSINMSRIYPFKRKNLVGDERWFEKISMSYSGEFRNSITTKEDLFLKSNLVRDWTNGMRHSIPVSATFTLFDFIQVSPSLNYTERWYTGAHKQAWDPIAKRHVTIDTIQGFKRVYDYSTSLSVQTKLYGMFTPWSIFGDKIQAIRHAFSPSISLNYRPDFGDPKYNFFETYTYKNEYGEDVEYTYSPYSTMMFGTAPKGKSGSIGFDFKNNIEMKIRSDKDSTGVRKVSLIDDLGINFNYNMMADSMKWSMINSNIRLKFSKSYTLSLNATWDPYLYALDQNGTPRQIDKLRIVNGKGFGKLMSTGTSFSYSLNQDTFKKLFSRSSEEGDKDKGAKNPENNLPDDGTMGANPYEEAEKRSSFDRSEDKTGEFDSDGYLINNVNWNISFNYSLRYGYGEFNKERMEYSGKLTHNFGMSGSLQPTKNWNFTFNTDYNFDLKKFTNINCTLTRNLHCWTMSASFIPIGPYKSYNFVIRANSSMLQDLKYEQRSSPYDRGMDWY